Proteins from a single region of Argopecten irradians isolate NY chromosome 7, Ai_NY, whole genome shotgun sequence:
- the LOC138327274 gene encoding piggyBac transposable element-derived protein 4-like, with amino-acid sequence MTSCIMTSDIDGVMAWFRVFPPEENRRNARFQENPRLINMPPRDARPIIYFLLLFPECLMKEIVRQTNRYARNYLRTTENLGRFARAHRWKPLTVQTFKSFLAIFFNMGIVRKTSIEEYWNSMLPSQLSSWFKTVSSRNTFQNILKFLHVADYRRLADRQHPAYDPAARFKPLLTFINRMFQRFLIPNQELCVDETLVSARGHSIMRQYIPTKAAKFGIKFWMLCEAATGYVIRMMIYRGRQFDPTPRGELQGTHVVENLLRETSLFNKGYHVFCDSYFTSLNLASRLLTRNTYVTGTLRKNRPMPRTIQQADPQAGTAIYMRQRDVLCVAYKDEVGKKPVRVLSTLLPAQDLQTGRPNIIHQYNRYMGAVDSSDAVMSAYSCVRRNKKVWKKVILHLFHRIMMNAYILYKNNTTDRVVSRDLSFIQMVIEDLAGVQFISY; translated from the exons atgacgtcatgtatcATGACGTCAGACATTGACGGCGTGATGGCGTGGTTCCGCGTATTTCCCCCAGAAGAAAATCGAAGAAATGCAAGATTTCAAGAAAATCCAAGACTGATCAACATGCCTCCAAGGGATGCCAGGCCCATTATATACTTTTTGCTTTTATTTCCCGAATGCCTGATGAAGGAGATCGTTCGTCAAACAAACAG ATATGCGAGGAATTATCTGCGAACGACAGAAAATTTAGGCAGGTTCGCACGAGCGCATAGATGGAAACCATTGACAGTACAGACGTTCAAATCCTTTTTGGCCATATTTTTTAACATGGGAATTGTTAGAAAGACCTCCATAGAAGAGTATTGGAATTCGATGTTACCGAGCCAACTTTCATCCTGGTTTAAGACAGTTTCTTCTAGGAATACATTCCAAAACATCTTAAAGTTCCTGCACGTGGCTGATTATCGGAGATTGGCAGACAGACAG CATCCAGCTTATGATCCAGCTGCACGCTTCAAACCACTGCTGACCTTCATTAACAGAATGTTTCAAAGGTTTTTGATACCCAATCAGGAGCTATGTGTCGACGAGACGCTAGTGTCTGCAAGAGGTCATAGTATAATGCGTCAGTATATTCCAACCAAGGCAGCCAAATTCGGTATCAAGTTCTGGATGCTGTGTGAAGCGGCAACTGGATACGTCATCCGGATGATGATTTACAGAGGGCGACAATTTGATCCAACACCAAGAGGAGAGTTGCAGGGAACTCATGTAGTGGAAAATCTCTTGAGAGAAACCTCCCTATTTAACAAAGGCTACCATGTTTTCTGTGATAGCTATTTCACTTCTCTTAATCTTGCATCACGTCTTTTAACACGCAATACCTATGTAACGGGAACACTGAGAAAAAATCGCCCAATGCCGCGTACCATTCAGCAGGCAGACCCCCAGGCTGGCACTGCCATTTACATGCGCCAGAGAGATGTTCTTTGTGTAGCATACAAAGACGAGGTGGGTAAAAAACCAGTGCGTGTGTTGAGCACTTTACTTCCTGCTCAGGACCTCCAGACAGGACGCCCAAACATCATTCACCAATATAATAGGTACATGGGAGCTGTCGATTCGTCTGACGCTGTGATGAGCGCTTATAGCTGCGTTCGACGCAATAAAAAGGTTTGGAAGAAAGTAATATTGCATCTGTTTCATCGAATCATGATGAATGCCTATATTTTATACAAGAACAACACGACGGATAGAGTGGTTTCAAGAGACTTAAGTTTTATTCAGATGGTGATAGAAGATTTAGCTGGAGTTCAGttcatatcgtactag